Proteins encoded by one window of Micromonospora coxensis:
- a CDS encoding redoxin domain-containing protein, whose amino-acid sequence MRSYRRNRPDRRPPGRLVATAAVLAGVLVAAAGCAAGDDPARSATEAVVPVGTASPLPSGGPATGAPSAPAQVPDTLRFDAKTLDGTPFSAAGLAGKPVVLWFWAPWCATCASQAWTVAEIAPKYRDTVPIVGVAGLGEQKAMKDFVTEFELAGTLQLDDRAGTLWRRFEIVEQSTFLIIDRDGRVVHQGFLDGEDLTRRVAALAG is encoded by the coding sequence ATGCGGTCGTACCGGAGGAACCGCCCGGACCGACGGCCGCCCGGACGGCTCGTCGCCACCGCCGCCGTGCTGGCCGGTGTCCTGGTCGCCGCCGCCGGGTGCGCGGCCGGCGACGACCCGGCGCGGTCGGCCACCGAGGCAGTGGTCCCGGTCGGCACCGCCTCGCCACTGCCGTCCGGCGGGCCGGCCACCGGCGCCCCGTCGGCCCCCGCGCAGGTGCCGGACACGCTGCGGTTCGACGCGAAGACCCTCGACGGTACGCCGTTCTCCGCCGCCGGACTGGCCGGGAAGCCGGTGGTGCTGTGGTTCTGGGCGCCCTGGTGCGCCACCTGCGCCAGTCAGGCGTGGACGGTGGCCGAGATCGCGCCGAAGTACCGGGACACCGTGCCGATCGTCGGGGTCGCCGGCCTCGGCGAGCAGAAGGCCATGAAGGACTTCGTCACCGAGTTCGAACTGGCCGGCACGCTCCAGCTCGACGACCGGGCCGGCACGCTCTGGCGCCGCTTCGAGATCGTCGAGCAGAGCACCTTCTTGATCATCGACCGGGACGGCAGGGTGGTCCACCAGGGTTTCCTCGACGGCGAGGACCTCACCCGCCGGGTCGCCGCACTGGCCGGCTGA
- a CDS encoding ferric reductase-like transmembrane domain-containing protein — MIEEQMARAKQNQKAATVRTTTSSRGVRTVSKSAMALMAASALGLLWAGVEMSGNGGAMYAYGFVFTEFFAGVVALVSLSLTVMMGLLATDRLVLQIPHRVLLQSAHRATGILGVAGLVFHVITKISIGRAGPTDAVVPFIGGSGLYVGLGTVAAFLMVSVLWTGIVRVRFAGVGPKWFWRSLHSMAYVSWPFALIHGLNAGRAAKSWVTLSYLACVVLVVIALLVRFSLYLGRRSREQHQAAVLNVAMTGKGSEDGKARTLLGGLGRRKGEEEDGRSGWAETTATGSWGQSGAARRRDPDRFTVPVVPEPGTLREPVRAGRSRREVEEPEPRRRERDLEPAARRSAARAERVERRRDEERSARRRGEEDVAPVSGGRRSRYEEDVRPVSTGRRARLEDEDVRPVSTGRRARLEDEDVRPVSTGRRARLEDEDVRPVSTGRRARLEDEDVRPASTGRRARLDDEDERPASTGRRARRDDDDLAARYSSPPRRSTDEPEEPWDSPRRWEATSPVSAEPISATPRSGAGRHSVDDDVPEQPDYWRPPARYAGDDLPVDDTPTLVDLASRRAMRSSSEGRGRRSRRASAAEVDGAYWAGLRGEAK; from the coding sequence ATGATCGAGGAGCAGATGGCCCGGGCAAAGCAGAACCAGAAGGCGGCGACCGTCCGGACCACCACCAGCAGCCGTGGTGTCCGCACCGTGTCGAAGTCTGCGATGGCGCTGATGGCCGCCTCCGCGCTCGGCCTGCTGTGGGCGGGTGTGGAGATGTCCGGCAACGGCGGCGCCATGTACGCGTACGGCTTCGTCTTCACGGAGTTCTTCGCCGGTGTGGTGGCCCTGGTCTCGCTCAGCCTCACCGTCATGATGGGGCTGCTCGCCACCGACCGGCTCGTGCTGCAGATCCCGCACCGGGTGCTGCTGCAGTCCGCGCACCGGGCCACCGGCATCCTCGGCGTCGCCGGCCTGGTCTTCCACGTCATCACCAAGATCTCGATCGGCCGGGCCGGCCCGACCGACGCCGTGGTGCCGTTCATCGGCGGCTCCGGCCTCTACGTCGGCCTCGGCACCGTCGCCGCGTTCCTCATGGTCAGCGTGCTGTGGACCGGCATCGTCCGGGTCCGCTTCGCCGGCGTCGGCCCGAAGTGGTTCTGGCGCTCCCTGCACTCGATGGCGTACGTGTCCTGGCCCTTCGCGCTGATCCACGGCCTCAACGCCGGCCGCGCCGCCAAGTCCTGGGTGACCCTGAGCTACCTGGCCTGCGTCGTGCTCGTGGTGATCGCACTGCTGGTCCGGTTCTCGCTGTACCTCGGCCGGCGCAGCCGGGAGCAGCACCAGGCCGCCGTGCTGAACGTCGCGATGACCGGCAAGGGCAGCGAGGACGGCAAGGCCCGCACGCTGCTCGGCGGCCTCGGCCGCAGGAAGGGCGAGGAGGAGGACGGCCGCAGCGGCTGGGCGGAGACCACCGCCACCGGTTCGTGGGGCCAGTCGGGCGCGGCCCGGCGACGCGACCCCGACCGGTTCACCGTGCCGGTGGTGCCCGAGCCGGGCACCCTGCGCGAGCCGGTCCGCGCCGGCCGGTCCCGCCGCGAGGTCGAGGAGCCGGAGCCGCGGCGTCGGGAGCGCGACCTGGAGCCGGCCGCCCGCCGCTCCGCCGCGCGGGCGGAGCGCGTCGAGCGTCGGCGGGACGAGGAGCGCTCCGCCCGCCGCCGCGGCGAGGAGGACGTCGCCCCCGTCTCCGGCGGCCGGCGGTCCCGCTACGAGGAGGACGTGCGTCCGGTCTCCACGGGCCGTCGGGCGCGGTTGGAGGACGAGGACGTGCGTCCGGTCTCCACGGGCCGTCGGGCGCGGTTGGAGGACGAGGACGTGCGTCCGGTCTCCACGGGCCGTCGGGCGCGGTTGGAGGACGAGGACGTGCGTCCGGTGTCGACCGGGCGTCGGGCCCGGTTGGAGGACGAGGACGTGCGTCCCGCCTCCACCGGCCGCCGGGCCCGGCTCGACGACGAGGACGAGCGTCCGGCCTCCACCGGTCGGCGCGCCCGCCGCGACGACGACGACCTGGCCGCGCGCTACTCGTCACCGCCCCGCCGGAGCACCGACGAGCCCGAGGAGCCCTGGGACAGCCCCCGCCGCTGGGAGGCCACCTCGCCGGTCTCGGCCGAGCCGATCTCCGCGACCCCGCGCAGCGGGGCCGGCCGGCACAGCGTCGACGACGACGTGCCGGAGCAGCCGGACTACTGGCGCCCGCCGGCCCGCTACGCCGGGGACGACCTGCCCGTCGACGACACTCCCACCCTGGTCGACCTGGCCTCCCGCCGGGCGATGCGGTCCTCCAGCGAGGGCCGGGGCCGGCGGAGCCGCCGGGCCAGCGCGGCCGAGGTGGACGGGGCGTACTGGGCGGGGCTGCGGGGTGAGGCCAAGTGA
- a CDS encoding saccharopine dehydrogenase family protein, which produces MRDDRPYDLVLFGATGFTGGLTAEYLARHAPTGLRWALAGRNPAKLAAVRDRLADIDPGLAELPLLTADVTDAASVQAVAESARVVATTVGPYVHHGEPIVAACAAAGTDYLDITGEPEFVDLMYLRHHAEAVRTGARLVHTCGFDSIPHDLGVWYTLKHLPTDGPVTVDGFVRAGGKFSAGTYHSALTAFSRSGEMSRAAKARRAAEPRPEGRRVRAVPGKVGRSKEIGRWAVPLPTIDPQVVRRSAAARPEYGPDFRYRHFAAVKRLPTILAAGVGMAGLVGLVKLPPTRRWLLGRLSSGQGPSAEVRAKSWFTVRFVGRGGGRTVLTEVAGGDPGYDETAKMLAESALCLALDELPSTSGQVTPVTAMGDALLDRLVAAGMTFRVLDGAR; this is translated from the coding sequence ATGCGCGACGACCGCCCGTACGACCTCGTCCTGTTCGGCGCGACCGGCTTCACCGGTGGCCTGACCGCCGAGTACCTGGCCCGGCACGCCCCCACCGGGCTGCGCTGGGCGCTCGCCGGGCGCAACCCGGCGAAGCTGGCGGCGGTCCGCGACCGGCTGGCCGACATCGACCCGGGCCTGGCCGAGCTGCCGCTGCTCACCGCCGACGTCACCGACGCCGCGTCGGTGCAGGCGGTGGCGGAGAGCGCCCGGGTGGTGGCGACCACCGTCGGGCCGTACGTGCACCACGGCGAGCCGATCGTCGCCGCCTGCGCCGCGGCCGGCACCGACTACCTCGACATCACCGGCGAGCCGGAGTTCGTCGACCTGATGTACCTGCGGCACCACGCCGAGGCGGTACGCACCGGCGCCCGCCTGGTGCACACCTGCGGTTTCGACTCGATCCCGCACGACCTGGGCGTCTGGTACACGCTCAAGCACCTGCCGACGGACGGGCCGGTCACCGTGGACGGGTTCGTCCGGGCCGGGGGCAAGTTCTCCGCCGGGACGTACCACTCGGCGCTGACCGCGTTCTCCCGGTCCGGGGAGATGAGCCGGGCGGCGAAGGCGCGCCGGGCGGCCGAGCCCCGCCCGGAGGGTCGGCGGGTGCGCGCCGTACCGGGGAAGGTGGGCCGGTCGAAGGAGATCGGCCGCTGGGCGGTGCCGCTGCCGACCATCGACCCGCAGGTGGTCCGCCGGTCGGCGGCGGCCCGCCCGGAGTACGGCCCGGACTTCCGCTACCGGCACTTCGCCGCGGTGAAGCGGCTGCCCACGATCCTGGCCGCCGGGGTCGGCATGGCCGGCCTGGTCGGCCTGGTCAAGCTGCCGCCGACCCGGCGTTGGCTGCTCGGCCGGCTCTCCTCCGGTCAGGGGCCGAGCGCCGAGGTCCGGGCGAAGTCGTGGTTCACGGTCCGGTTCGTCGGCAGGGGCGGGGGCCGCACGGTGCTCACCGAGGTGGCCGGCGGCGACCCGGGATACGACGAGACCGCGAAGATGCTGGCCGAGTCGGCGCTCTGCCTGGCCCTGGACGAGCTGCCGTCCACCTCGGGGCAGGTCACCCCGGTCACCGCGATGGGCGACGCGCTGCTGGACCGCCTCGTCGCGGCGGGGATGACCTTCCGGGTGCTGGACGGGGCGCGCTGA
- the serS gene encoding serine--tRNA ligase, which translates to MLDMELIRKDREAVATALAKRLDPAEVNRVLDEVQRLDQERRALITEIDAERQRRKAEARAYAAAKRAGAEPEVSAPEAGRKQLAELESELDEVQSRLRTTMSELPNLPADDVVPGGKEANRVVRTFGAPPAIEKVRDHVELSRALGLVDHERGVKLGGSGFWMYTGLGARLEWALLNWLIERNIEAGYEFLLPPHLLLDTAGFAAGQFPKFYDDVYHLDRESAPRGQFLLPTAETAILGAYQDEILDTTALPLKRFAYTPCYRREAAGSHSDERGTVRGHQFNKVEIFQFTLPEQADAALESMVGHVESLVQQLGLHHQTSLLAAGDASAAMRKTLDVEVWMPSTGKYKEVSSVSWGGDYQARRAAIRYREPGGKQTRFVHTLNGSALATSRLFPAILEQCQQPDGSVLLPEVLRDRLGTDRLTPVR; encoded by the coding sequence ATGCTCGACATGGAGTTGATCCGGAAGGATCGCGAGGCGGTGGCCACCGCACTGGCGAAGCGTCTGGATCCCGCCGAGGTCAATCGGGTCCTGGACGAGGTCCAGCGGCTCGACCAGGAACGCCGTGCCCTGATCACCGAGATCGACGCCGAGCGGCAGCGCCGCAAGGCCGAGGCGCGGGCGTACGCGGCGGCCAAGCGCGCCGGCGCCGAGCCGGAGGTCTCCGCGCCGGAGGCCGGCCGGAAGCAGCTCGCGGAGCTGGAGTCCGAGCTGGACGAGGTGCAGTCCCGGCTGCGCACCACGATGAGCGAGCTGCCCAACCTGCCCGCCGACGACGTCGTCCCCGGCGGCAAGGAGGCCAACCGGGTGGTCCGGACCTTCGGTGCGCCGCCGGCCATCGAGAAGGTCCGCGACCACGTCGAGTTGAGCCGCGCGCTGGGCCTGGTCGACCACGAGCGGGGGGTCAAGCTCGGCGGCTCCGGCTTCTGGATGTACACCGGTCTCGGTGCCCGGCTGGAGTGGGCGCTGCTCAACTGGCTGATCGAGCGCAACATCGAGGCCGGCTACGAGTTCCTGCTCCCGCCGCACCTGCTGCTGGACACCGCCGGCTTCGCCGCCGGGCAGTTCCCGAAGTTCTACGACGACGTCTACCACCTGGACCGGGAGTCCGCCCCGCGCGGGCAGTTCCTGCTGCCCACCGCGGAGACGGCGATCCTCGGGGCGTACCAGGACGAGATCCTGGACACCACGGCGCTGCCGCTGAAGCGGTTCGCGTACACCCCCTGCTACCGGCGGGAGGCGGCCGGTTCGCACTCCGACGAGCGGGGCACCGTCCGGGGCCACCAGTTCAACAAGGTGGAGATCTTCCAGTTCACCCTGCCGGAGCAGGCGGACGCCGCGCTGGAGTCGATGGTCGGCCACGTGGAGAGCCTGGTCCAGCAGCTGGGTCTGCACCACCAGACCAGCCTGCTCGCGGCCGGCGACGCCAGCGCCGCGATGCGCAAGACCCTCGACGTCGAGGTCTGGATGCCGAGCACCGGCAAGTACAAGGAGGTGTCGTCGGTCTCCTGGGGCGGCGACTACCAGGCCCGCCGGGCGGCCATCCGCTACCGCGAGCCGGGCGGCAAGCAGACCCGCTTCGTGCACACCCTCAACGGCTCGGCGCTGGCCACCAGCCGGCTCTTCCCGGCCATCCTGGAGCAGTGCCAGCAGCCCGACGGGTCGGTGCTGCTGCCCGAGGTGCTCCGCGACCGGCTGGGCACCGACCGGCTCACCCCGGTCCGCTGA
- a CDS encoding zinc-dependent alcohol dehydrogenase, protein MRALCWEGANSLAVRQVPDPELRNAHDMIVRVRRSATCGADLPLLDGRSPFLAAGDVLGHEFLGEVTEVGPQVRRHRVGDRVVVCAAVACGSCWYCRQGLHSCCDNGGASTAVTEAAWGQPTGGCFGHPRATGGFAGSHAEYVRVPYADVGAFTVPETVSDDRAVFASDAAPAGWMGAELGEVGPGDVVAVWGAGAVGQLTAQAATLLGADRVIVIDRHPDRLRMAEAHAGAETLNFELTDVPAELRERSGGRGPDVCVEAVGAADGGGRPASLAERFTGRRDGPVEDPLAVREAVHACRKGGTVFVSGTFTGFVDTFPLGAVMNKGLTLRSARQHGQRWIPMLLDRMARDELRTEHLATHRLPLEQGPAGYALFRDRADGCVRAVFTPQG, encoded by the coding sequence GTGAGGGCGCTGTGCTGGGAGGGCGCGAACTCCCTCGCGGTGCGCCAGGTGCCCGACCCGGAGCTGCGCAACGCCCACGACATGATCGTCCGGGTGCGCCGCAGCGCCACCTGCGGGGCCGACCTGCCGCTGCTCGACGGGCGCTCGCCGTTCCTCGCCGCCGGGGACGTGCTGGGGCACGAGTTCCTCGGCGAGGTCACCGAGGTCGGGCCGCAGGTGCGCCGGCACCGGGTGGGCGACCGGGTGGTGGTGTGCGCGGCCGTCGCCTGCGGGAGCTGCTGGTACTGCCGGCAGGGGCTGCACTCCTGCTGCGACAACGGCGGCGCCTCGACGGCGGTGACCGAGGCCGCCTGGGGGCAGCCCACCGGCGGCTGCTTCGGCCATCCCCGCGCCACGGGCGGCTTCGCCGGCAGCCACGCCGAGTACGTCCGGGTGCCGTACGCCGACGTCGGGGCGTTCACCGTGCCCGAGACGGTCAGCGACGACCGGGCGGTCTTCGCCTCGGACGCCGCGCCGGCCGGCTGGATGGGCGCCGAGCTGGGCGAGGTGGGCCCCGGCGACGTGGTGGCGGTCTGGGGCGCGGGCGCGGTCGGGCAGCTGACCGCGCAGGCGGCGACCCTGCTCGGCGCGGACCGGGTGATCGTCATCGACCGGCACCCGGACCGGCTGCGGATGGCCGAGGCGCACGCCGGGGCCGAGACGCTGAACTTCGAGCTGACCGACGTCCCCGCCGAGCTGCGCGAGCGCAGCGGGGGCCGGGGCCCGGACGTCTGCGTGGAGGCCGTCGGGGCGGCCGACGGCGGGGGCCGGCCCGCCTCGCTGGCCGAGCGGTTCACCGGCCGGCGGGACGGCCCGGTCGAGGACCCGCTCGCCGTACGGGAGGCGGTGCACGCCTGCCGCAAGGGCGGCACGGTCTTCGTCTCCGGCACCTTCACCGGCTTCGTCGACACCTTCCCGCTGGGGGCGGTGATGAACAAGGGGCTGACCCTGCGCAGCGCCCGGCAGCACGGGCAACGCTGGATCCCGATGCTGCTGGACCGGATGGCCCGGGACGAGCTGCGCACCGAGCACCTGGCCACCCACCGGCTCCCGCTGGAGCAGGGCCCGGCCGGGTACGCGCTGTTCCGCGACCGCGCCGACGGTTGCGTACGGGCGGTCTTCACACCGCAGGGGTGA
- a CDS encoding NADH-quinone oxidoreductase subunit NuoF family protein produces the protein MNRTKIPPVACIGEPRLTAGFAEFGRLDLVAHEMVHGPIGPMEPANLLRLAESIQLKGKGGAGFPFARKIKAVLESCERQDLPAVVVVNASEGEPASWKDKVLLTRAPHLILDGAALAAYALDAEEIVLCVADDLIGRESLTEALAERRMPVETSIVTVPHRFISGEGGALVNGINGLPHIPPGTKKRASDSGVRNLPTLLSNAETYAQLAVAARLGPYEYAALGTDDEPGTVLLTVTGAAKRPAVVECAAGTPLREILDLCEVPEGPGILMGGYHGRWITPEAADRAEVSRRSLTRVGGTLGAGIILPLGTDTCPLGEAAQVVRYLAGESAGQCGPCKRGLPDLARAVDLAVSGSAPVEVVRAAAGDVKGRGACSHPDGTSRFALSAMEVFAEDLRLHTTGEGCGKRVKGVMSLPGAPDANPQKLTLDWSRCDGHGLCAHVVPDFIRLDHNGYPAFPATPVPTWLKEGAMKAVKVCPELALRLVDANK, from the coding sequence GTGAACCGGACCAAGATTCCCCCGGTGGCCTGCATCGGCGAGCCCCGGCTCACCGCCGGGTTCGCCGAGTTCGGCCGGCTCGACCTGGTCGCGCACGAGATGGTGCACGGACCGATCGGCCCGATGGAACCGGCCAACCTGCTCCGGCTGGCCGAGAGCATCCAGCTCAAGGGCAAGGGCGGAGCCGGCTTCCCGTTCGCCCGCAAGATCAAGGCGGTGCTGGAGTCCTGCGAGCGCCAGGACCTGCCCGCCGTGGTGGTGGTCAACGCCAGCGAGGGCGAGCCGGCGAGCTGGAAGGACAAGGTGCTGCTCACCCGCGCGCCGCACCTGATCCTCGACGGCGCGGCGCTGGCCGCGTACGCGCTGGACGCCGAGGAGATCGTGCTCTGCGTCGCCGACGACCTGATCGGGCGGGAGTCGCTCACCGAGGCCCTCGCCGAGCGCCGGATGCCCGTCGAGACCAGCATCGTCACCGTGCCGCACCGGTTCATCTCCGGTGAGGGCGGCGCGCTGGTCAACGGCATCAACGGGCTGCCGCACATCCCACCCGGCACCAAGAAGCGTGCCAGCGACTCCGGCGTCCGGAACCTGCCGACGCTGCTCTCCAACGCCGAGACGTACGCCCAACTCGCCGTCGCCGCCCGGCTCGGCCCGTACGAGTACGCGGCGCTCGGCACCGACGACGAGCCCGGCACCGTGCTGCTCACCGTGACCGGCGCGGCGAAGCGCCCCGCGGTGGTGGAGTGCGCCGCGGGCACCCCGCTGCGCGAGATCCTCGACCTGTGCGAGGTGCCGGAGGGCCCGGGCATCCTGATGGGCGGCTACCACGGCCGCTGGATCACCCCGGAGGCGGCGGACCGGGCGGAGGTCTCCCGCAGGAGCCTGACCCGGGTCGGCGGCACGCTCGGCGCCGGCATCATCCTCCCGCTCGGCACCGACACCTGCCCGCTCGGCGAGGCCGCCCAGGTGGTCCGCTACCTGGCCGGGGAGTCCGCCGGCCAGTGCGGGCCGTGCAAACGGGGCCTGCCGGACCTGGCCCGCGCCGTCGACCTGGCGGTCTCCGGCAGCGCGCCGGTGGAGGTCGTCCGGGCCGCCGCCGGCGACGTCAAGGGCCGTGGCGCGTGCAGCCACCCCGACGGTACGTCCCGGTTCGCGCTGTCCGCGATGGAGGTCTTCGCCGAGGACCTGCGCCTGCACACCACCGGTGAGGGGTGCGGCAAGCGGGTCAAGGGCGTGATGAGCCTGCCCGGCGCGCCCGACGCCAACCCGCAGAAGCTGACCCTGGACTGGTCCCGCTGCGACGGACACGGGCTCTGTGCGCACGTCGTGCCCGACTTCATCCGGCTCGACCACAACGGATACCCCGCCTTCCCCGCCACGCCCGTGCCGACCTGGCTCAAGGAGGGCGCGATGAAGGCCGTCAAGGTCTGCCCCGAGCTGGCGTTGCGGCTCGTCGACGCCAACAAGTAG
- a CDS encoding alpha-amylase has protein sequence MHRRRCRSALVALGALASLLVPTVVAAPPAAAAPSGTKNVIANLFEWNWPSVASECTSTLGPKGYGYVQVSPPQEHVRGNQWWVAYQPVSYRIESRKGTRAQFQSMVNTCHAAGVKVIVDTVINHMSGQDAGGTGWAGSSYGHYNYPGIYQSQDFHYCGRNAGNEITNYNDRWEVQNCELVNLSDLKTESDYVRSRIAAYMNDLLSLGVDGFRLDASKHMPAADIAAIKGKLSRSAYIVQEVIYGAGEPIGPGEYTGNGDVHEFRYGKDLARMFNNERLAYLKNFGEAWGYLPNGSAAVFVDNHDTQRDVSGVLTYKNGRTYALANAFMLAWPYGSKTVQSSYTFSNRDAGPPSDANNKTLNTTCFSGWECEHRWQVIANMVGFHNATQGAGVSNWYDNGYQHIAFSRTGKGYLTINDEDFAVNGRSYYAGLPAGRYCDVVHGTFSNGSCSGPVITVDSAGWFAANIPAHDAVAIHVGAKLS, from the coding sequence ATGCATCGACGTCGATGCCGATCGGCGCTTGTCGCCCTCGGCGCGCTCGCCAGCCTGCTCGTGCCCACCGTCGTCGCGGCACCCCCGGCCGCCGCGGCGCCGTCCGGCACGAAGAACGTCATCGCCAACCTCTTCGAGTGGAACTGGCCCTCGGTGGCCAGCGAGTGCACCAGCACGCTCGGTCCCAAGGGCTACGGCTACGTCCAGGTGTCCCCGCCCCAGGAGCACGTCCGGGGCAACCAGTGGTGGGTGGCGTACCAGCCGGTCAGCTACCGGATCGAGTCCCGCAAGGGCACCCGGGCGCAGTTCCAGTCCATGGTGAACACCTGCCACGCCGCCGGCGTGAAGGTCATCGTCGACACGGTCATCAACCACATGTCCGGCCAGGACGCCGGCGGCACCGGCTGGGCCGGCTCGTCGTACGGGCACTACAACTACCCGGGCATCTACCAGTCGCAGGACTTCCACTACTGCGGCCGCAACGCCGGCAACGAGATCACCAACTACAACGACCGGTGGGAGGTGCAGAACTGCGAGCTGGTCAACCTCTCCGACCTCAAGACCGAGTCGGACTACGTGCGGTCGCGGATCGCGGCGTACATGAACGACCTGCTCTCCCTCGGGGTGGACGGCTTCCGGCTGGACGCCAGCAAGCACATGCCGGCCGCCGACATCGCCGCCATCAAGGGCAAGCTCTCCCGGTCGGCGTACATCGTGCAGGAGGTCATCTACGGCGCGGGCGAGCCGATCGGCCCGGGTGAGTACACCGGTAACGGCGACGTGCACGAGTTCCGGTACGGCAAGGACCTGGCCCGGATGTTCAACAACGAGCGCCTGGCGTACCTGAAGAACTTCGGCGAGGCGTGGGGCTACCTGCCCAACGGCTCGGCGGCGGTCTTCGTGGACAACCACGACACCCAGCGCGACGTCAGCGGGGTGCTGACGTACAAGAACGGCCGCACCTACGCGCTGGCCAACGCCTTCATGCTGGCCTGGCCGTACGGCTCCAAGACGGTCCAGTCCAGCTACACCTTCAGCAACCGCGACGCCGGCCCCCCGTCGGACGCCAACAACAAGACCCTGAACACCACCTGCTTCTCCGGGTGGGAGTGCGAGCACCGCTGGCAGGTCATCGCCAACATGGTCGGCTTCCACAACGCCACCCAGGGCGCCGGGGTCAGCAACTGGTACGACAACGGCTACCAGCACATCGCCTTCAGCCGGACCGGCAAGGGCTACCTGACGATCAACGACGAGGACTTCGCGGTCAACGGCCGCTCCTACTACGCCGGGCTGCCGGCGGGCCGGTACTGCGACGTCGTCCACGGCACCTTCAGCAACGGCTCGTGCAGCGGGCCGGTGATCACGGTGGATTCCGCCGGCTGGTTCGCCGCCAACATCCCGGCGCACGACGCGGTCGCCATCCACGTGGGCGCCAAGCTGTCCTGA
- a CDS encoding DNA polymerase III subunit beta family protein: MRSIGELARASGLTISALRFYDRTGVLTPARVDPVTGYRWYTDEQVDPARLVAGLRRVGLPLAEIGVALRHRHEPAVVGRLLDAHLRRLEDGLTDARRELSRVRALLAPEETPMTTRLSLSRADLAAAVDAVRFAVGADPDLPVLAGVLFDVEPDGVRLVATDRHRLAVARAAGTVDGPPVRALLPVDAVDELRALLDTGHGVTPEVSVALTAGRVTASVAGREITTTALPYDFPDYRRLLRRAADDGPTRQVPVDAAALRAALRDAAAPTVTREHEGVPLAVTVLGVRDVDGLRLVGADEPTGDDPDELRVGVNGGYLLDALDAAGAAQLVLELDGPIAPLAIRRPDDADAFSILMPIRL, translated from the coding sequence CTGCGCAGCATCGGCGAACTGGCCCGGGCCAGCGGCCTGACGATCAGTGCCCTGCGGTTCTACGACCGCACCGGGGTGCTCACCCCGGCGCGGGTCGATCCGGTGACCGGTTACCGCTGGTACACCGACGAGCAGGTGGACCCGGCCCGGCTGGTGGCCGGGCTGCGCCGGGTGGGCCTGCCGCTGGCCGAGATCGGTGTCGCGCTGCGGCACCGGCACGAGCCGGCGGTGGTCGGACGGCTGCTCGACGCGCACCTGCGCCGGCTGGAGGACGGCCTCACCGACGCCCGCCGTGAACTCTCCCGCGTCCGTGCCCTGCTCGCACCCGAGGAGACCCCGATGACCACCCGACTGTCCCTGTCCCGCGCCGACCTGGCCGCCGCCGTCGACGCCGTCCGCTTCGCCGTCGGCGCCGACCCGGACCTGCCGGTGCTGGCCGGCGTGCTGTTCGACGTCGAGCCGGACGGCGTACGCCTGGTCGCCACCGACCGGCACCGGCTGGCCGTGGCCCGGGCCGCCGGCACGGTCGACGGCCCGCCCGTGCGGGCGCTGCTGCCGGTCGACGCCGTGGACGAACTGCGGGCCCTGCTCGACACCGGGCACGGGGTGACCCCGGAGGTGAGCGTGGCCCTGACCGCCGGCCGGGTCACCGCCTCGGTCGCCGGCCGCGAGATCACCACCACCGCCCTGCCGTACGACTTCCCCGACTACCGCCGGCTGCTGCGCCGGGCGGCCGACGACGGGCCGACCCGACAGGTCCCGGTCGACGCGGCGGCGCTGCGCGCGGCGCTGCGCGACGCCGCCGCGCCCACCGTCACCCGGGAGCACGAGGGCGTGCCGCTGGCGGTCACCGTGCTCGGCGTCCGCGACGTCGACGGGTTGCGCCTGGTCGGCGCGGACGAGCCGACCGGGGACGACCCCGACGAGTTGCGCGTCGGGGTCAACGGGGGTTACCTGCTCGACGCGCTGGACGCCGCCGGAGCGGCGCAGTTGGTGCTGGAACTGGACGGCCCGATCGCCCCGCTGGCGATCCGTCGCCCGGACGACGCGGACGCCTTCTCCATCCTGATGCCGATCCGCCTCTGA